TCCGGGAAGACGCTTTGCAACTGACCATCGAGCCCCAGCTTCGAGGGTTTACCGACGGCGAGGCCACCTTGCGGTTTGCGGTCTGGGACTTCGCCTGGCGCGACTGGCTGCGGGGAAACCGGACCTACGTGGAAAAGACCGTCCAGATCGACACCCAGCCCCCCAGCCTGGATGTCCTCAGCCGGGCGCACAACGTCAGCCAAGGTGGGACCGGGGCGGTGGTTTACCGCACCTCGGAGCCCTGCCTGGAGAGCGGGGTTCAGGTGGGCGACAACTTTTTCCCGGGCCACGCCGGCGCCTTCAAGGACCCCTCTGTGCACCTGGCCTTCTTCGCCCTGGGCTATGACCAGGGGGCCGATACACCGGTGCTGCTGACGGCCACCGATCTCGGCGGAAACCGCTCCCAAAGCGGTTTTCCCCATTATCTCAGAAACAAAAAATTTCGCCAGGACACCCTCAAGATCACCGACCGTTTTCTCAACTGGAAAATGCCGGAGTTCGACACCGAACCCGCAGTGGCGGCGGCTTCTTCTATGAAAGAGAAGTTCCTGATCGTCAACGGCGCGGTTCGACATGACAATTTCAAGACCCTGGGCGAGGTGGGGCGTTCCACCGAAAAGGCGATTCTCTGGCAGGGGCCTTTTCTGCGGCTGCCGAATTCGGCCCGCCGGGCGGGCTTTGCCGACCACCGCGTCTACCAGTACGGGGACCAGACCATCGACCGGCAGGTTCACATGGGGGTTGATCTGGCTTCGGTGGCGCACGCCCCGGTGCCGGCGGCCAACAGCGGCAAAGTGGTCTTTGCCCAACCGCTGGGAATCTACGGCCGCT
This genomic stretch from Desulfobacteraceae bacterium harbors:
- a CDS encoding M23 family metallopeptidase — translated: MRTQKKNVRLWLLMILVVAIVLPVAVILFFRLEGQPPEIAVELTPPVIGLSKEVTVSFADPKSGVRRVWVGLLKDGKETVLAEKAFPFSGVIRGGAVREDALQLTIEPQLRGFTDGEATLRFAVWDFAWRDWLRGNRTYVEKTVQIDTQPPSLDVLSRAHNVSQGGTGAVVYRTSEPCLESGVQVGDNFFPGHAGAFKDPSVHLAFFALGYDQGADTPVLLTATDLGGNRSQSGFPHYLRNKKFRQDTLKITDRFLNWKMPEFDTEPAVAAASSMKEKFLIVNGAVRHDNFKTLGEVGRSTEKAILWQGPFLRLPNSARRAGFADHRVYQYGDQTIDRQVHMGVDLASVAHAPVPAANSGKVVFAQPLGIYGRSVMIDHGFGLFSLYSHLNSITVQEGQQVKKGDLIGHTGVTGLAGGDHLHFGIMVHNTFVDPVEWWDPAWIKNNVTDKIETVASGLK